A region from the Bacillus sp. Marseille-P3661 genome encodes:
- a CDS encoding TAXI family TRAP transporter solute-binding subunit, with amino-acid sequence MIKKIFSIIALVTALTVVLAGCSGSGAKNNSSEKNNVTEITSLTFPEGSMGQVLFIGISDIVNKNHESIRIIPQATIGAESLIEFDQNPERRSSIMISGSHLTPYQALSGFEPFSGKIENPPLGLFTYGPGSSVALATTDPNIKSIKDLAGKKVSIGPPGSNSYEVLYPLLEAADIVDEVNLTPAESLGAGINALRDGTIDVAWNSIVLTAGASGPFKELLLQEDEVYWVSFEKELFDKVKEYTPLPILPVSINKGHFTELFETDYEFPQEDTITSMYTPGYFASADIPEDIIYEIVKTVIEHKEELKNYHSSGATMADHMGEFVPKDMMHPGAVRAYEEAGMLGGLPE; translated from the coding sequence GTGATAAAAAAAATTTTTAGTATTATAGCCTTAGTAACAGCGTTGACGGTTGTTTTAGCTGGCTGCAGTGGATCTGGTGCTAAAAATAATTCAAGTGAAAAGAATAATGTAACTGAAATTACTTCTTTAACTTTTCCTGAAGGATCGATGGGGCAAGTATTATTTATTGGCATTAGTGATATTGTTAATAAAAATCATGAATCCATCCGGATCATACCTCAGGCAACCATTGGAGCAGAATCTCTAATCGAGTTTGATCAAAATCCAGAAAGAAGATCTAGTATTATGATAAGCGGCAGTCATTTGACACCTTATCAGGCCTTAAGTGGTTTTGAACCATTTTCAGGAAAAATTGAAAATCCTCCTCTTGGGCTTTTCACATACGGTCCTGGATCCTCAGTTGCACTCGCAACAACGGATCCAAATATTAAAAGTATAAAAGATTTGGCTGGAAAAAAGGTGAGCATTGGGCCACCGGGAAGTAATAGTTATGAGGTACTTTATCCATTGCTTGAAGCTGCAGATATTGTTGATGAAGTAAATTTAACCCCAGCTGAAAGTCTTGGAGCTGGCATTAATGCTTTACGTGATGGCACTATAGATGTCGCTTGGAACAGTATAGTTTTAACCGCTGGGGCAAGTGGTCCATTTAAGGAACTTCTTTTGCAGGAGGATGAAGTATATTGGGTAAGTTTTGAAAAAGAACTATTCGATAAGGTCAAAGAATATACTCCGTTACCTATTTTGCCTGTTTCTATAAATAAAGGACATTTTACAGAATTATTTGAAACAGACTATGAGTTTCCTCAAGAAGATACGATAACAAGTATGTATACACCTGGATATTTCGCTTCAGCTGATATACCAGAAGATATAATCTATGAAATAGTAAAAACAGTAATTGAACACAAAGAAGAATTGAAAAATTATCATAGTTCAGGTGCAACTATGGCTGATCATATGGGGGAATTTGTGCCAAAAGATATGATGCACCCAGGTGCAGTTAGAGCATACGAAGAAGCAGGTATGCTAGGTGGATTACCAGAATAA
- a CDS encoding ABC transporter ATP-binding protein has protein sequence MLLKVDNIQINYDNHLAIKGCSIQINEGEIVGLFGHNGAGKSSILKSILGYTPVNEGQIYYKGKPITGRNISENTSEGITLIPQGFGVFSDLTVEENLKLAVHNSCLPKAKINSQLNIVYDLFPILYEKRKQKANFLSGGQQQMVKMGMGLMKNPTLMLLDEPSLGLSPALAEMVLEKVAEFNKMFNMAVLIVEQNVSQTLFLVDRVYFLRMGQIIHQVENVEEIKSRDNFWEFF, from the coding sequence ATGCTACTTAAGGTAGATAACATTCAAATCAACTATGATAATCATCTAGCCATAAAAGGGTGCTCAATTCAAATAAATGAAGGTGAGATTGTAGGATTGTTCGGCCATAATGGTGCTGGAAAAAGTTCGATATTAAAGAGTATTTTAGGTTACACACCAGTTAATGAAGGACAAATCTATTATAAAGGCAAGCCGATAACAGGACGTAATATTTCGGAAAACACGTCTGAAGGAATTACATTAATACCCCAAGGTTTTGGCGTTTTTAGTGATCTGACTGTTGAAGAAAATTTAAAGTTGGCCGTTCACAATAGCTGTCTTCCAAAGGCTAAGATAAATAGTCAATTAAATATTGTATATGATCTTTTTCCGATTCTTTATGAAAAAAGAAAGCAAAAAGCGAACTTTTTAAGTGGTGGACAGCAGCAGATGGTAAAAATGGGGATGGGTTTAATGAAAAATCCTACCTTGATGCTACTAGATGAACCTTCTTTAGGGCTGTCACCTGCACTAGCTGAAATGGTGCTAGAAAAAGTAGCTGAATTTAACAAAATGTTTAATATGGCCGTTCTCATAGTTGAACAAAACGTAAGCCAAACATTATTTTTAGTGGACCGCGTCTACTTTTTACGTATGGGCCAAATCATACATCAAGTTGAAAATGTAGAAGAAATAAAGAGTAGAGATAACTTCTGGGAATTTTTTTAG
- a CDS encoding mandelate racemase/muconate lactonizing enzyme family protein, whose amino-acid sequence MKIANVEAIPFTIPYTHGAITYAAGSVLAAEHVLIIITTNEGVTGYAEAPARPFIYGESQESIVKAVNEWFKPQLLNMNIFETENIRKKLDFVAANNTAKAAIDNAVHDIIGKYLNIPCYKLLGNARTDVDVSWMLGISDNAVNEAVEMIDTYGFGCLMVKGGVNPIEDIQRIKEIRSAVGDDITLYIDINQGYDIPTSIRVLKEMEKYNVAWVEEPCPIYDKRGRRDVALSTSIPLLGDDSCMTPYEVAQELLHGALRVVGIKVARTGIVWSKKIAAICEGYNVPNLLGTQGDGAIGTMSNLHFAAATSNVSLPSAISYYMHLEDDIVEYIPEIKNGKIKLGSLPGMGIVIDEKKLNRYRVDKAV is encoded by the coding sequence GTGAAAATTGCAAATGTTGAGGCTATACCGTTTACAATACCATATACACATGGTGCGATTACGTACGCGGCGGGTTCAGTATTAGCTGCTGAACATGTACTTATAATAATCACAACAAATGAAGGTGTAACTGGTTATGCTGAGGCTCCGGCAAGACCTTTTATATACGGTGAATCTCAAGAATCAATAGTTAAGGCTGTTAATGAATGGTTTAAACCCCAGCTATTAAATATGAATATATTTGAAACGGAAAACATTCGGAAAAAGCTAGATTTCGTAGCTGCAAATAACACTGCTAAAGCAGCTATTGATAATGCTGTGCATGACATAATCGGAAAATATTTAAACATTCCTTGCTATAAATTGTTAGGAAATGCTAGGACTGATGTAGATGTATCTTGGATGTTGGGTATAAGTGATAATGCTGTGAATGAGGCAGTTGAAATGATTGACACATACGGGTTTGGGTGCTTAATGGTAAAGGGCGGAGTTAATCCTATAGAGGACATTCAAAGGATAAAGGAAATACGTTCAGCAGTTGGGGATGACATAACTTTATATATTGATATTAATCAGGGTTATGATATACCTACCTCAATAAGAGTTTTAAAAGAAATGGAAAAATATAATGTGGCATGGGTTGAAGAGCCTTGTCCAATTTACGATAAAAGAGGTAGAAGAGATGTAGCCTTATCCACATCAATACCATTACTAGGTGATGATAGTTGCATGACACCGTATGAGGTTGCACAAGAGTTGCTCCATGGAGCACTTAGAGTAGTTGGGATTAAAGTAGCACGTACAGGAATTGTATGGTCTAAGAAAATTGCGGCGATATGCGAGGGTTATAACGTTCCAAATCTATTAGGTACTCAAGGTGATGGAGCAATTGGAACAATGTCAAATTTACATTTTGCAGCGGCAACTTCAAATGTTAGTTTACCTAGTGCTATCTCATATTATATGCATCTGGAAGATGATATTGTTGAATATATCCCAGAAATAAAAAATGGGAAAATAAAGCTAGGAAGCTTACCAGGAATGGGTATTGTAATTGATGAGAAAAAATTGAATAGATATCGTGTAGACAAAGCGGTTTGA
- a CDS encoding ABC transporter ATP-binding protein encodes MNILKISNVTKSFGGNKVINNLNMALKKGVITTFIGPNGAGKTTAFNLITGYISPDKGEIFYNEEKISHLPPYKIAKSGIMRSFQNLRLFNGLTVLENVLLAEQNHPGEKLSNLFFFPNRSKKGELRTIEKAYNVLEQVDLINKKDIPVKNLSYGEMKLLALARIIMAESEVILLDEVLAGLDRQSIEDIINVIFKLKEMQKTICIIEHNVEVLKEVSDHVIFLHQGSVIAEGKIDQLLQNKELTELYFGNPVSERGVSANAT; translated from the coding sequence ATGAATATATTAAAGATTTCAAATGTAACAAAAAGTTTTGGAGGTAACAAAGTAATAAACAATCTTAACATGGCATTAAAGAAAGGAGTAATTACAACATTTATAGGACCTAATGGAGCAGGTAAGACGACTGCATTTAATTTAATAACTGGATATATTTCACCAGATAAAGGAGAAATATTTTATAATGAAGAAAAAATTTCCCACTTGCCACCATATAAAATTGCAAAGTCAGGCATTATGCGTTCTTTTCAAAATTTAAGATTATTTAACGGTCTTACAGTGTTAGAAAATGTATTATTAGCAGAGCAAAATCACCCTGGGGAAAAGCTTAGTAATTTATTTTTTTTTCCAAATAGGTCAAAAAAGGGTGAGTTAAGAACAATAGAAAAAGCTTATAACGTCTTAGAACAAGTTGATTTAATAAATAAAAAAGATATTCCAGTGAAAAATCTGTCTTATGGCGAAATGAAACTGTTGGCTCTAGCAAGAATTATTATGGCTGAATCAGAAGTTATCCTTTTAGATGAGGTACTGGCAGGATTAGATCGGCAGTCAATTGAAGATATAATAAATGTTATTTTTAAGTTGAAAGAAATGCAAAAAACAATTTGCATAATCGAACACAATGTTGAAGTGCTAAAAGAAGTATCTGATCATGTAATATTCCTTCATCAAGGTTCAGTAATAGCGGAAGGGAAAATTGATCAACTTTTGCAAAATAAAGAACTTACTGAATTATATTTTGGTAATCCCGTGAGTGAAAGAGGTGTATCGGCCAATGCTACTTAA
- a CDS encoding branched-chain amino acid ABC transporter permease, producing the protein MEYILHLLIIVMIYIILTFSYNLILGYGGILSIAHAAFYGVGAYTSALLSVKLGMPVILSIVSAGLVAAIFSLLIAAPSLRIKGHYLIITSFGFQLIVSNILNNWTSITRGPSGLSGIPPLSIFGFELVNKWTAFIFVMCITVICLLVLTKVVHSPFGRIIVAMREDEIGSQSLGKSILKIKISIFMLGSGFAGVAGALFAHYTSFISPDSFTLTESFFIMTIVLIGGAGTISGPIMGAWIMILLPEILRFVGLTSTTGATMKQIAIAVILLLILRFNSEGVAGWIKKIRHVS; encoded by the coding sequence TTGGAATATATACTACATTTGCTAATCATAGTTATGATCTATATCATCTTGACATTTTCATATAACTTAATTTTAGGATATGGCGGTATCTTATCTATTGCACATGCCGCATTTTATGGTGTGGGTGCGTATACGTCTGCATTGCTATCCGTAAAATTAGGTATGCCGGTAATACTGTCTATAGTTTCTGCTGGTTTGGTCGCTGCTATATTTAGTTTATTAATTGCTGCCCCTTCTTTGAGAATAAAAGGTCATTATTTAATAATCACCTCTTTTGGTTTCCAGCTCATCGTATCAAATATTCTTAATAACTGGACATCAATAACCCGCGGTCCTTCTGGTTTAAGTGGAATACCTCCTTTGAGTATATTTGGTTTTGAACTTGTAAATAAATGGACCGCTTTTATATTTGTAATGTGTATTACTGTAATCTGTCTGTTAGTATTGACCAAAGTTGTACACTCGCCTTTTGGAAGAATAATAGTGGCGATGAGAGAAGACGAGATTGGGAGTCAGTCTCTTGGTAAATCTATTCTAAAAATTAAAATTTCGATTTTTATGCTTGGAAGTGGGTTTGCAGGTGTAGCAGGGGCTTTATTTGCTCATTACACATCATTCATCAGCCCTGACTCTTTTACCTTAACTGAATCCTTTTTCATCATGACTATAGTACTGATAGGCGGAGCAGGGACGATATCAGGACCAATTATGGGTGCATGGATTATGATATTGCTTCCTGAGATATTACGATTTGTGGGTCTTACTTCTACTACTGGAGCTACTATGAAACAAATTGCTATTGCAGTAATCTTATTGTTAATTTTACGTTTTAATTCAGAAGGTGTTGCAGGTTGGATAAAAAAGATACGTCATGTTTCATAG
- a CDS encoding branched-chain amino acid ABC transporter permease, translating into MELFMQLLLNGVFIGSIYLLLAVGFTMLWGTTKIFDVGYGAYFVVSGYLMYLFYHQLSIPLFVSIILVCISIVLLATFIYFTFYYPMQRKGTSEFIIIAISIGILMFLENLISLAFGHEAKFLSTSLGTIEWHGIYLTILDILTTVLAIIIVLLLTYFLKINKFGILMRAVANNDEVAKITGIETKKINALAYNLGALFTVVPAVLVAFNQGVYPQMGMEYLVMIVIAVVIGSVGSIGGAVAGAYLLAIVQSFSVWQISSNWQSTISFIVLIMFLLFKPNGLFGAKTRKGGV; encoded by the coding sequence ATGGAATTATTCATGCAGTTGCTGCTTAATGGAGTATTTATCGGGAGTATTTATCTCCTGTTAGCAGTTGGATTTACAATGCTGTGGGGTACCACAAAGATATTTGATGTTGGGTATGGTGCGTATTTCGTTGTTTCTGGATATTTAATGTACTTATTCTATCATCAATTGTCGATTCCGCTATTTGTATCTATTATTCTAGTTTGTATTTCCATTGTTTTATTGGCTACATTTATTTATTTTACATTCTATTATCCAATGCAAAGAAAGGGAACTAGCGAATTTATTATTATAGCGATAAGCATAGGGATTTTGATGTTTTTGGAAAACCTTATTAGTCTTGCATTTGGCCATGAAGCGAAGTTTCTTTCAACAAGCCTAGGTACTATAGAGTGGCATGGAATTTACTTAACAATCTTAGATATCTTAACTACTGTTCTGGCTATTATTATTGTGTTGCTATTAACTTACTTCTTAAAGATTAATAAATTCGGTATTCTTATGCGTGCAGTAGCAAATAATGATGAGGTAGCTAAAATAACAGGAATCGAAACCAAGAAGATCAACGCTCTTGCTTATAATTTAGGGGCCTTATTTACAGTTGTTCCGGCAGTTTTAGTAGCTTTTAACCAAGGTGTTTATCCGCAAATGGGTATGGAATATCTAGTCATGATTGTTATCGCTGTGGTGATAGGGAGTGTGGGAAGTATTGGCGGAGCAGTTGCGGGCGCTTATTTATTGGCCATTGTACAGAGTTTTTCAGTTTGGCAAATTTCAAGCAACTGGCAATCTACTATTTCTTTTATAGTATTAATTATGTTTTTACTGTTTAAACCGAATGGGTTATTTGGTGCAAAAACTAGAAAAGGAGGTGTCTAG